One Campylobacter concisus DNA segment encodes these proteins:
- a CDS encoding FlhB-like flagellar biosynthesis protein: MMQVNKKKAVALGYNRSQDNAPKVLASGAGEIANKIISLAKEHDIPIKEDPDLIEILSKVEVDQEIPPNLYKAVAEIFSFLYKITNKK, from the coding sequence TTGATGCAAGTAAATAAGAAAAAAGCCGTCGCTCTTGGCTACAACAGATCGCAAGATAACGCTCCAAAGGTGCTTGCAAGCGGTGCTGGCGAGATAGCAAATAAGATAATAAGCCTTGCAAAAGAGCATGACATACCGATCAAAGAGGATCCTGATCTCATTGAAATTTTAAGCAAGGTCGAGGTCGATCAAGAGATACCGCCAAATTTATATAAAGCGGTGGCCGAGATATTTAGCTTTTTATATAAGATTACAAATAAAAAGTAA
- a CDS encoding flagellar hook-length control protein FliK, translating to MDVANSLNISNTSVQTGQNATQNAPVRKNEGSLFKNQPAATPSEQSVSNALDNVGKLVARVLDDLKSASSLSKAEQILSQAKDTKIAPNLASELSDLAKSLEAEAAQNESPEIKSLALKLKEFLKPIADLKAGSLNDQIKNSGVMLEANLKDALTPEKLPSSIQKLLSDIKNLSNQNLLSQILTLNDESLDNQNSFMKLTSMLEKASGDAKNILDNSSIKTLLKDVDKLDNVAKFLDKNFSKEQSADAVKNQTSKMENFISNLSEKVGNLASEKLNQSVAFSSNHKELKAILESLKKDLKMLNNIGDEAGLVKAFNEVSDVSKEGSLQDKLQSAARRLAHSLSLADPEASTAKSDLTESKALLKQLKLATNDINNITTKSQSEISKVLNQDVKSTLLNISEKSQNAQTVNAANKMISQIEMHQMVSSLQGGIQTYMPYIWDGVEGGNVAFKQGKKDKFYAQIDLNFKKFGQINVMVGLVDKRYIDLSVATQTNEFKELILGNSSELKQAISKLGLIVSNFNIKTLPKVKLNDRFKNFGGLDVGFDKKI from the coding sequence ATGGACGTAGCAAATTCTCTAAACATATCAAACACCTCGGTTCAAACTGGGCAAAACGCCACCCAAAACGCGCCTGTCCGTAAAAACGAGGGTTCACTTTTTAAAAATCAGCCAGCTGCGACGCCAAGCGAACAGAGCGTTTCAAATGCCCTTGATAACGTTGGCAAGCTAGTTGCAAGGGTGCTTGATGATCTAAAAAGCGCTTCAAGTCTTAGCAAAGCTGAGCAAATTTTATCTCAGGCAAAAGATACGAAGATCGCTCCAAATTTAGCTAGCGAGCTCTCAGACCTTGCAAAAAGCTTAGAGGCAGAAGCGGCGCAAAATGAAAGCCCTGAGATAAAGAGCCTTGCTCTAAAACTAAAAGAATTTCTAAAGCCAATAGCCGATCTAAAAGCTGGCTCGCTAAATGATCAGATCAAAAACTCTGGTGTCATGCTTGAAGCAAATTTAAAAGATGCGCTTACTCCAGAGAAGCTGCCAAGCTCGATACAAAAGCTACTAAGCGATATAAAAAATCTCTCAAATCAAAATTTACTTAGTCAAATTTTAACTCTAAATGATGAGAGCTTGGACAATCAAAACTCATTTATGAAGCTTACTTCTATGCTTGAAAAAGCGAGCGGTGATGCTAAAAACATCCTTGATAACTCAAGCATAAAAACGCTTTTAAAAGATGTGGATAAGCTTGATAATGTGGCTAAATTTCTGGATAAAAACTTCTCAAAAGAGCAAAGTGCAGACGCTGTTAAAAATCAGACCAGTAAGATGGAGAATTTCATCTCAAATTTAAGCGAGAAGGTAGGAAATTTAGCGAGTGAAAAACTAAATCAAAGTGTGGCTTTTAGCTCAAATCACAAAGAGCTAAAAGCTATCCTTGAGAGCCTAAAAAAAGATCTAAAAATGCTAAATAACATAGGCGATGAGGCTGGACTTGTAAAGGCATTTAATGAGGTTAGCGACGTCTCGAAAGAGGGTAGCTTACAAGATAAGCTCCAAAGTGCGGCCAGACGCCTAGCTCACAGCCTTAGCCTAGCAGACCCAGAAGCAAGCACAGCTAAAAGCGATCTAACTGAGAGTAAGGCGCTTTTAAAACAGCTAAAACTTGCTACAAACGACATAAACAACATCACGACAAAGAGCCAGAGTGAAATTTCAAAGGTGCTAAATCAAGATGTAAAAAGCACGCTTTTAAACATAAGCGAAAAGAGTCAAAACGCCCAAACTGTAAATGCTGCAAACAAGATGATCTCGCAAATAGAGATGCACCAAATGGTCTCAAGCTTGCAAGGAGGCATACAAACTTATATGCCTTATATCTGGGACGGCGTGGAGGGCGGAAATGTCGCATTTAAGCAGGGCAAAAAGGATAAATTTTATGCCCAGATCGATCTAAATTTTAAGAAATTTGGACAGATAAATGTGATGGTTGGACTTGTGGATAAACGCTATATCGATCTATCGGTGGCAACGCAGACAAATGAGTTTAAAGAGCTTATCTTAGGAAATTCAAGCGAGCTAAAGCAGGCTATCTCAAAGCTTGGACTGATCGTTTCAAATTTTAACATCAAAACCTTGCCAAAGGTGAAGCTAAACGATAGATTTAAAAATTTTGGCGGCCTTGATGTGGGCTTTGATAAGAAAATTTGA
- a CDS encoding MFS transporter, translating into MASSFRIIRSMGPLFLGMSLLFIGNGLVIASCSALLKQNGVGELAIGLINTGFFIGALISTITAHRIISTTGHIRAFAIFSAIFAVSAMLHAISENLIFWAILRAFLGYCYYALLMVIESWLNAKIPNKIRSRVIAFYECVFYTSFGLGILILALDLSAFEIFIISAAFIMLSSIPLNLIRINQPQIPQRQPINIPKIFGIVPLALVGALVAGLAINGFFSMASLFVLLQGYSAKEASFFMTIAMAGGFLAQTFIGGFSDKYGRRPALLLCSAVALVSAALFLLNGSNLIVQYILSFFFGGGIFCTYGLSLARANDEITDKTKSVQVARALLFSYSFASLFSPLLMSYAMKIFGAFGFIYVYLVLYVGLILFALTQKTIPQHMRKEYNDRLVARTAGIATIQQNGNFADRENKK; encoded by the coding sequence ATGGCAAGTAGTTTTAGGATCATTCGCTCGATGGGACCGCTATTTTTGGGCATGAGCCTGCTTTTTATAGGAAACGGCCTAGTTATCGCCTCTTGTAGTGCGCTACTTAAGCAAAATGGCGTAGGCGAGCTTGCGATTGGACTAATTAACACTGGATTTTTCATAGGAGCGTTAATTAGCACGATCACAGCGCACAGGATCATCTCAACCACCGGCCACATCAGAGCTTTTGCTATCTTTTCAGCTATCTTTGCAGTCTCAGCCATGCTTCACGCCATAAGTGAAAATTTGATATTTTGGGCGATATTGCGAGCCTTTTTGGGATATTGCTACTACGCACTTTTGATGGTTATAGAAAGCTGGCTAAACGCTAAGATCCCAAACAAGATAAGATCGCGCGTCATCGCTTTTTACGAGTGCGTTTTTTACACGAGCTTTGGACTTGGAATTTTGATCTTAGCGCTTGATCTTAGCGCATTTGAAATTTTCATCATCAGCGCAGCCTTTATCATGCTCTCAAGCATACCTTTAAATTTAATCCGCATAAACCAGCCTCAAATCCCGCAGCGCCAACCTATAAACATCCCTAAAATTTTTGGCATCGTCCCACTTGCCCTTGTGGGAGCGCTAGTTGCTGGCTTAGCGATAAATGGCTTTTTTTCGATGGCAAGCCTCTTTGTCTTGCTTCAAGGATATAGCGCAAAAGAGGCGTCATTTTTTATGACCATAGCGATGGCTGGGGGCTTTTTAGCTCAAACATTTATCGGAGGCTTTTCAGATAAATATGGCAGACGCCCAGCGCTCTTGCTTTGCAGCGCCGTGGCATTAGTTAGCGCAGCACTCTTTTTGCTAAATGGCTCAAATTTGATCGTTCAATACATACTTTCATTTTTCTTTGGCGGCGGAATTTTTTGCACATACGGACTTTCGCTTGCTAGGGCAAATGACGAGATCACAGACAAGACAAAGAGCGTCCAAGTGGCACGTGCGCTACTTTTTAGCTACTCTTTTGCCTCACTTTTCTCGCCGCTTCTTATGAGCTATGCGATGAAAATTTTTGGCGCATTTGGCTTTATCTATGTCTATTTGGTGCTTTATGTTGGGCTCATTTTATTTGCACTAACGCAAAAGACTATACCACAGCACATGAGAAAAGAGTACAACGACAGGCTCGTTGCAAGGACGGCTGGGATCGCTACTATTCAGCAAAATGGCAATTTTGCCGATAGAGAAAATAAAAAGTAG
- a CDS encoding AtpZ/AtpI family protein — protein MAKFKIKDIVAGAEQLSLGVSIVVAILLGTGLGYLVKKATNFTPALWIGFAIGIAAAILNVYKAYKAQVKSLDELKDETRYKGYTKDNDDEDD, from the coding sequence ATGGCAAAATTTAAGATAAAAGATATCGTAGCAGGGGCTGAGCAGCTAAGCCTTGGCGTTTCAATCGTAGTTGCGATCTTGCTTGGCACTGGGCTAGGATATCTTGTAAAAAAGGCTACAAATTTCACGCCAGCGCTTTGGATAGGCTTTGCCATTGGCATCGCAGCTGCCATTTTAAATGTCTATAAAGCCTATAAAGCGCAGGTTAAAAGCCTAGATGAGCTAAAGGATGAGACAAGGTATAAAGGCTACACAAAAGACAATGATGACGAGGACGATTAG
- the hemL gene encoding glutamate-1-semialdehyde 2,1-aminomutase → MTNKEAFSEAKKYIPGGVNSPVRAFGSVGGEPVMIDHARGAYLYDVEGKKYLDFIQSWGPLIFGHCDKDIEEAIISAVKQGVSYGAPSPKETALAKLICDEFKQIDKIRFVSSGTEATMSAIRVARGYAKKDGLIKFEGCYHGHSDALLIKAGSGATTYGNASSGGVPQDVVKNTFLAIYNDIESVKAIFENNKDKIGVVIIEPIAGNMGLVPADKKFLRELRVLCDKFGAVLILDEVMSGFRASRLGSYPFHEVDADLVTFGKVIGGGMNVAAFGGKAKIMDCLSPEGAVYQAGTLSGNPVAMSAGIAAISKINSDINLYARLEKLAKKLMEGFKEAAKSAGIAIQTEVRGSMFGYFFTDHVVKNYDDALKSDTKLFAKFHQAMLKRGIYLAPSQFETGFICDAMSEADIDLAVNAAKEAFLEIKA, encoded by the coding sequence ATGACAAATAAAGAGGCATTTAGCGAAGCTAAAAAATATATCCCAGGCGGCGTAAACTCACCAGTGCGCGCATTTGGCAGCGTTGGTGGCGAGCCTGTGATGATAGATCACGCTAGGGGAGCTTATCTATACGACGTCGAGGGCAAAAAGTACCTTGACTTCATCCAAAGCTGGGGTCCGCTCATCTTTGGTCACTGCGACAAAGATATCGAAGAGGCGATCATCTCTGCTGTAAAACAAGGCGTCTCTTACGGCGCTCCCTCTCCAAAAGAGACCGCTCTAGCAAAACTAATATGTGATGAGTTTAAACAAATAGATAAAATTCGCTTCGTTAGCTCTGGCACGGAGGCTACTATGAGCGCTATCAGAGTGGCTAGAGGATATGCTAAAAAAGACGGACTTATCAAATTTGAAGGCTGCTACCACGGACACAGCGACGCACTTCTTATCAAAGCAGGAAGTGGCGCTACGACATACGGCAACGCTTCAAGCGGCGGCGTGCCACAAGACGTTGTGAAAAATACATTTTTAGCTATTTACAACGATATAGAGAGCGTAAAAGCCATTTTTGAGAACAACAAAGACAAAATAGGCGTCGTCATAATCGAGCCTATCGCTGGAAATATGGGGCTTGTGCCAGCTGATAAGAAATTTTTACGTGAGCTTAGAGTGCTTTGCGATAAATTTGGCGCAGTGCTCATTCTTGATGAGGTTATGAGCGGTTTTAGAGCTTCTCGCCTTGGCTCATATCCATTTCACGAAGTAGATGCCGACCTTGTCACATTTGGCAAAGTTATAGGCGGAGGCATGAACGTCGCTGCATTTGGTGGTAAGGCCAAGATAATGGACTGCTTAAGTCCAGAGGGTGCAGTATATCAAGCAGGCACGCTAAGTGGCAACCCAGTGGCGATGAGCGCTGGTATAGCGGCAATTTCAAAGATAAATAGCGACATAAATTTATACGCTAGACTTGAAAAACTAGCTAAAAAACTAATGGAAGGCTTCAAAGAGGCAGCAAAAAGCGCTGGCATCGCCATTCAAACCGAGGTTCGTGGCTCTATGTTTGGCTACTTTTTTACAGATCACGTGGTAAAAAACTACGACGATGCGCTAAAGAGCGACACAAAACTCTTTGCTAAATTTCACCAAGCGATGCTTAAGCGTGGAATTTATCTTGCACCTAGTCAGTTTGAGACTGGATTTATCTGCGATGCGATGAGTGAAGCTGATATCGATCTAGCGGTAAATGCAGCTAAAGAGGCATTTTTGGAGATAAAAGCTTAA
- the folD gene encoding bifunctional methylenetetrahydrofolate dehydrogenase/methenyltetrahydrofolate cyclohydrolase FolD produces MKILDGKAVSLKVKESVKVRADELKKFGVEPTLAVVLVGEDKASQTYVRAKEKACNEYGIKSVAHRLNENTTQNELLALINVLNLDDSIHGILVQLPLPKHIDTNVVLAAIDPRKDVDGFHAVNVGKLVSGLDGFVPCTPLGVMEILKEYGIEVAGLNAVVIGRSNIVGKPMANLLLNASATVTVTHSKTKNLKEICKNADLIVAAIGKPFFLKADMVKDGAVVVDVGINRLDDGRLVGDVDFEEVAPKCSYITPVPGGVGPMTIAMLLNNTILAAQAKKIKE; encoded by the coding sequence ATGAAAATTTTAGACGGAAAAGCCGTATCTTTAAAGGTCAAAGAAAGCGTAAAAGTAAGAGCCGATGAGCTAAAGAAATTTGGTGTCGAGCCAACCTTGGCCGTCGTCTTGGTCGGCGAAGATAAGGCATCTCAAACATACGTTAGAGCCAAAGAGAAAGCCTGCAACGAATACGGCATAAAAAGCGTGGCTCACCGTCTAAACGAAAATACAACCCAAAACGAGCTTCTAGCACTTATAAACGTGCTAAATTTAGACGATAGCATCCACGGCATCTTGGTTCAACTGCCACTACCAAAGCACATCGATACAAATGTCGTGCTCGCAGCGATCGATCCACGAAAAGACGTAGATGGCTTTCACGCTGTAAATGTTGGCAAGCTTGTTAGCGGGCTTGACGGCTTCGTGCCTTGCACACCGCTTGGCGTGATGGAAATTTTAAAAGAGTATGGCATAGAAGTGGCTGGGCTAAATGCAGTGGTGATCGGCAGAAGCAACATCGTTGGCAAGCCTATGGCAAATTTACTCCTAAATGCCTCTGCAACGGTTACTGTGACGCATAGCAAGACTAAAAATTTAAAAGAAATTTGCAAAAATGCTGACCTCATAGTTGCAGCCATTGGCAAGCCATTTTTCTTAAAGGCTGATATGGTAAAAGATGGCGCGGTAGTCGTTGATGTAGGCATAAACAGACTTGATGATGGCAGGCTTGTGGGCGATGTGGATTTTGAAGAGGTCGCACCAAAATGCTCATATATCACGCCTGTTCCTGGCGGCGTGGGACCTATGACCATAGCCATGCTTTTAAACAACACCATCCTTGCTGCACAGGCAAAAAAAATTAAAGAGTGA
- the lepB gene encoding signal peptidase I gives MKRAFTKFYDFCSSWTGTVIIVLLVIFFVAQAFVIPSGSMKNTLLVGDFLFAKKYVYGIPTPRIPWLEVKILPELNDNGHLITGDGPARGDIVVFRYPNDEKTHFVKRCFATSEDEIVFTEKALYLRPKEGDSFIKANCRENLNGKESKFGYSCSDIAELDGKLFIKEPYRFSGIHYDENVNLFEQMVFMLNTNKSNVFMKPALISSLPQNPNFNFNAFYVKVPKDEYFMIGDNRDHSNDSRFWGSVAYKNIVGQPWFIYFSWDNNYNVRWERIGRFVDTIENDEFFTKQALKEGEVDGLH, from the coding sequence ATGAAGAGAGCTTTTACTAAATTTTATGACTTTTGCTCGAGCTGGACAGGCACGGTTATCATCGTTTTGCTTGTCATTTTCTTTGTAGCTCAAGCCTTTGTGATCCCGTCTGGTTCGATGAAAAATACGCTTTTGGTTGGGGATTTTTTATTTGCTAAAAAGTATGTTTATGGCATACCAACACCAAGAATTCCTTGGCTTGAGGTGAAAATTTTACCTGAGCTAAATGACAATGGACACCTCATCACAGGTGATGGTCCTGCAAGGGGCGATATAGTCGTATTTCGCTATCCAAACGATGAGAAAACTCACTTTGTAAAGCGCTGCTTTGCAACTAGCGAGGATGAGATCGTTTTTACTGAAAAAGCCCTCTATCTGCGCCCAAAAGAGGGAGATAGCTTCATAAAGGCAAACTGCCGAGAGAATTTAAATGGCAAAGAGAGCAAATTTGGCTACTCATGCAGCGACATAGCCGAGCTTGATGGCAAACTTTTCATAAAAGAGCCGTATAGATTTAGTGGCATCCATTACGACGAAAATGTAAATTTATTTGAGCAGATGGTTTTCATGCTAAATACAAACAAATCAAACGTTTTTATGAAGCCAGCGCTCATTAGCTCACTACCGCAAAATCCAAATTTTAACTTTAATGCATTTTACGTAAAAGTGCCAAAAGATGAATACTTTATGATAGGCGACAACCGCGATCACTCAAACGACAGCCGTTTTTGGGGAAGTGTGGCTTACAAGAACATAGTCGGTCAGCCTTGGTTTATTTATTTTAGCTGGGACAATAACTACAATGTGCGCTGGGAGCGTATCGGACGCTTTGTAGATACGATAGAAAATGATGAGTTTTTCACAAAACAAGCTCTAAAAGAGGGAGAAGTTGATGGACTTCACTAA
- a CDS encoding site-2 protease family protein: protein MDFTNFDPIKVATIVISLIIAIVGHEIAHGYVAYKFGDNTAKSLGRLSINPIKHIDLVGTIIVPLVLYLSTGMMFGWAKPVPVNTYTVVRNGGYKAAIYVSLAGICYNIILGILSLFVLKALLNIETFEILLQFLFTLALLNLMLAIFNLYPIPPLDGFHALEYALRNFGFHALAEKLEGISRYGFVILIIILVSPLKDTIFYPTRYVLDIASAFINS from the coding sequence ATGGACTTCACTAATTTTGACCCCATAAAAGTCGCCACTATCGTCATCTCTTTAATAATCGCCATCGTCGGTCACGAGATCGCGCACGGATATGTCGCTTATAAATTTGGCGACAACACCGCAAAAAGCCTTGGCAGACTTAGCATAAATCCTATAAAACACATCGATCTTGTTGGCACTATCATCGTGCCACTGGTGCTTTATCTAAGCACTGGCATGATGTTTGGCTGGGCAAAACCAGTGCCTGTAAATACCTACACAGTCGTGCGAAATGGCGGATACAAGGCAGCTATCTACGTAAGTCTAGCTGGCATTTGTTACAACATCATCCTAGGCATCTTGTCGCTTTTTGTGTTAAAAGCTTTGCTAAACATAGAAACCTTTGAAATTTTACTTCAGTTTTTATTTACGCTTGCGCTTTTAAATTTGATGTTAGCCATCTTTAACCTCTATCCGATCCCGCCACTTGACGGCTTTCACGCGCTCGAGTATGCGCTTAGAAATTTTGGCTTTCACGCACTGGCAGAAAAGCTTGAGGGTATCTCGCGATATGGCTTTGTCATCCTTATCATCATCCTCGTCTCGCCTTTAAAAGATACTATCTTTTATCCAACAAGATACGTTTTAGATATCGCAAGCGCCTTTATAAATAGCTAA
- a CDS encoding DUF4139 domain-containing protein: MKKVLFLAASTLAFANENLIEIYTDQTIITQKFSDANSSFSAFVPDGVQSENITINGDCDANAYLKKISEENSPSYIKWKQEVANLNNKLEALNARGRFIEQALVEENKSNDVTKRADEFYKFSLENIEKISATKSELEALKENEPKSEMAGFLQLDMKFACDPKEATLSYMDDEAPKTLNEIYADTKNKNILIKQEILLTNPFASEVKNLKLTIYPTRYQKALAPSKFYPWYEESEAEADGYGASKNMLRAAKVAAEVADMRVQRDENEFAKIWKIDGINLAKGESKYITYDTQKMDANFSVFADFYGSLKAYNVASFKLNDDLTPAKTQFYVNGVSVGSPSEFEMKAKDEPVQLFLGQNELIELKKERLNKFKKSSLLGKDRISEEGYEISVKNNSSKSVDVTLVDRVPVSADEAVKVETKGFDKKDISKDGKVELKFSLAPKEEFKKEYSYKITKPKI, translated from the coding sequence GTGAAAAAAGTGCTCTTTTTAGCGGCTTCTACGCTAGCCTTTGCAAATGAAAATCTAATAGAGATCTACACAGATCAAACCATCATCACTCAAAAATTTAGTGACGCAAATAGCTCTTTTAGCGCCTTTGTGCCAGATGGTGTGCAAAGTGAGAACATCACTATAAATGGGGATTGTGACGCGAATGCTTATCTAAAAAAGATCAGCGAAGAAAATAGCCCAAGTTACATAAAATGGAAGCAAGAAGTCGCAAATTTAAATAACAAGCTTGAGGCGCTAAATGCAAGAGGTAGGTTTATAGAGCAAGCTTTGGTAGAAGAAAACAAAAGTAACGATGTGACAAAAAGGGCTGATGAGTTTTATAAATTTAGCCTAGAAAATATCGAGAAAATTTCAGCTACTAAAAGTGAGCTTGAAGCGCTTAAAGAAAATGAGCCAAAGAGCGAGATGGCTGGATTTTTGCAGCTTGATATGAAATTTGCTTGCGACCCAAAAGAGGCGACGCTTTCATATATGGATGATGAGGCCCCAAAGACGCTAAATGAAATTTATGCAGACACAAAAAACAAAAATATCTTGATAAAACAAGAAATTTTGCTCACAAACCCATTTGCAAGTGAAGTTAAAAATTTAAAGCTCACCATCTATCCAACCAGATATCAAAAGGCACTTGCTCCAAGTAAATTTTACCCTTGGTATGAGGAGAGTGAGGCGGAGGCTGATGGTTACGGCGCTTCAAAAAATATGCTAAGAGCTGCGAAAGTCGCTGCTGAGGTCGCTGATATGCGCGTGCAAAGAGATGAAAATGAGTTTGCCAAAATTTGGAAGATAGATGGGATAAATTTAGCAAAAGGCGAGAGCAAATATATAACTTACGATACACAAAAAATGGATGCAAATTTTAGCGTTTTTGCTGATTTTTACGGCTCACTAAAGGCATATAACGTAGCTAGCTTTAAGCTAAATGACGATCTAACTCCAGCTAAAACGCAGTTTTATGTTAATGGTGTGAGTGTTGGTAGTCCAAGTGAGTTTGAGATGAAAGCAAAAGATGAGCCAGTGCAGTTATTTTTAGGACAAAACGAGCTAATCGAGCTTAAAAAAGAGCGATTAAATAAATTTAAAAAGAGCTCGCTTCTTGGCAAAGACCGCATAAGCGAAGAGGGCTACGAAATAAGTGTCAAAAATAACTCAAGTAAGAGTGTCGATGTCACTTTGGTTGATCGCGTGCCAGTATCTGCTGACGAGGCGGTAAAGGTCGAGACAAAGGGCTTTGATAAAAAAGATATCAGCAAAGATGGCAAGGTGGAGCTTAAATTTAGTCTTGCACCAAAAGAGGAATTTAAAAAAGAGTACTCTTATAAGATCACAAAGCCAAAAATTTAG
- the rpiB gene encoding ribose 5-phosphate isomerase B, translating to MKIDKVFLASDHAGFELKNELKEAIKGLGYEVVDLGTNDKNSVDYPDYAHLLVSKLEPNCYGVLVCGTGIGISIAANRHENVRCALCHDEFTARLAREHNDANVIAFGARVIGAGVAISAVEAFLKTEFAGGRHERRVKKIELEAGK from the coding sequence ATGAAGATAGACAAAGTTTTCTTAGCTAGCGATCACGCTGGTTTTGAGCTAAAAAACGAGCTTAAAGAGGCTATTAAAGGGCTTGGATACGAAGTGGTTGATCTTGGCACAAACGATAAAAATAGCGTTGATTACCCTGATTATGCGCATTTGCTAGTAAGCAAGCTTGAGCCTAACTGCTACGGCGTGCTAGTTTGTGGCACTGGCATAGGCATATCGATAGCTGCAAACAGGCACGAAAACGTAAGATGTGCCCTTTGTCACGACGAATTTACCGCTAGACTTGCAAGAGAGCACAACGACGCAAACGTGATCGCTTTTGGCGCAAGAGTTATCGGTGCAGGCGTGGCTATCTCGGCGGTTGAAGCCTTTTTAAAGACTGAGTTTGCAGGCGGCAGACACGAAAGAAGAGTCAAAAAAATAGAGCTTGAGGCAGGCAAATGA
- the apt gene encoding adenine phosphoribosyltransferase, translated as MKILDQKGKEFLLNSIRCINDFPKPGIVFRDITTLLNNKEAFNFLIDHLVARYEDANIDYIAGIESRGFIFGAALAAKLRLPFVPIRKPKKLPFITLSQKYSLEYGVDEVQIHIDAFGEKAGARVLLMDDLIATGGTAKASVELINQTNATCVEACFLIDLVDLKGSEKLKSLTKIYSVLEV; from the coding sequence ATGAAAATTTTAGATCAAAAGGGCAAAGAATTTTTACTAAACTCTATCCGCTGCATAAACGATTTTCCAAAGCCTGGCATAGTTTTTCGCGACATCACGACGCTACTAAATAACAAAGAGGCATTTAACTTTTTGATAGATCATTTGGTGGCTAGATATGAGGACGCAAATATCGACTATATTGCTGGTATCGAGTCACGAGGCTTTATTTTTGGTGCGGCGCTTGCAGCAAAGCTAAGGCTGCCTTTTGTGCCTATTCGCAAGCCAAAAAAACTGCCTTTTATCACGCTTTCTCAAAAATATAGCCTAGAATACGGCGTAGATGAAGTGCAAATTCACATCGATGCTTTTGGAGAAAAAGCAGGCGCTAGAGTGCTTTTAATGGACGATCTCATAGCCACTGGAGGCACTGCAAAGGCTTCAGTTGAGCTTATCAATCAAACTAACGCAACCTGCGTAGAAGCTTGCTTTCTCATAGATCTAGTCGATCTAAAAGGTAGCGAAAAGCTAAAGTCGCTTACTAAAATTTACAGCGTTTTAGAGGTTTAG
- a CDS encoding DedA family protein, giving the protein MEEFFIELLKEYGYIILFVWCIMEGEMALIMAGILAHTTHMHIALAIFVAGLGGFVGDQIYFYLGRYNKKYIAKRLHTQRRKFAVAHIMLKKYGWPIIFLQRYMYGFRVIIPLCIGLTGYDAKKYAFINLISAWCWAAITTIPAWILGEHILVLLQKAKEHWYVAIPVVAIFMGLLIYTFKRIENKILNERRDRRHAVSNS; this is encoded by the coding sequence ATGGAAGAGTTTTTTATAGAACTGCTTAAAGAGTACGGCTACATCATACTTTTTGTCTGGTGTATCATGGAGGGCGAGATGGCCTTAATAATGGCTGGAATTCTCGCTCACACCACGCACATGCACATCGCGCTTGCTATCTTTGTGGCTGGACTTGGAGGCTTTGTGGGAGATCAAATTTACTTCTACCTTGGCCGTTACAATAAAAAATACATCGCCAAAAGGCTTCACACGCAGCGGAGAAAATTTGCAGTGGCGCATATAATGCTGAAAAAATACGGCTGGCCGATCATCTTTTTGCAACGCTATATGTATGGCTTTCGTGTCATCATACCGCTTTGCATAGGACTTACCGGCTATGATGCTAAAAAATACGCCTTTATAAATTTGATCAGCGCTTGGTGCTGGGCGGCGATCACCACCATACCTGCTTGGATACTTGGCGAGCATATATTAGTGCTGCTTCAAAAAGCAAAAGAGCACTGGTATGTCGCTATCCCAGTGGTTGCTATATTTATGGGGCTTTTGATATATACATTTAAGCGCATCGAAAATAAAATTTTAAACGAAAGGAGAGACAGAAGACATGCAGTTTCAAATAGTTGA